A window from Desulfonatronum thiodismutans encodes these proteins:
- a CDS encoding PD40 domain-containing protein, giving the protein MHFFHGTIFRRLALVLLILLCVTFPTRNVGAQQTLSIDIFGPGQSQLNMVMAKPLGLAAGQQPPAEAETLAGYLEDYLGFMPFLRLVPGSRILGGDVLPGVTAQDVDFRRFRLERVDLVLTAGWGGPSGPVELRVFETFEQRLILGKAYSGATPADLPEIAARFCADLMAELTGQGDFFRSTLAVVRTHGENKELWASSPLGQGMRQLTSLGGISMSPAWSRDGRRLVFTLINDGRHYLGVLDKESGDVRRVQLPGNSVISPVFDHRGNIFVSLNPEGSPNIYQLSEDLRMGPRVVQSWAIDISPSFDATGSKMAYVSSRLGNPHIFVVDTASGESRRVTYEGTYNTNPSLSPDGRLVVFSRQTSEGHRIFMHDLLTGRERQLTFGPRNDVSPAWAPDSYFIAFSSNRSGEYKIYLTTRNGDEARMVPLGEGEFASPAWARQP; this is encoded by the coding sequence ATGCATTTTTTTCATGGAACGATCTTCCGACGCTTGGCGTTGGTTTTGCTGATTCTGTTGTGCGTGACGTTTCCGACCCGAAACGTTGGCGCGCAACAGACCTTGAGCATCGATATCTTCGGGCCGGGGCAATCCCAACTGAACATGGTCATGGCCAAGCCCCTGGGGCTGGCCGCTGGGCAACAGCCGCCGGCCGAAGCCGAGACTCTGGCCGGCTACCTGGAGGATTATCTTGGATTCATGCCGTTTTTGCGGTTGGTTCCGGGGAGCCGTATCCTGGGTGGGGACGTGCTGCCCGGAGTCACGGCCCAGGACGTGGATTTCCGACGGTTTCGTCTGGAACGGGTCGATCTCGTGCTCACCGCCGGATGGGGCGGTCCCAGCGGTCCGGTGGAACTGCGGGTCTTCGAAACCTTTGAGCAGCGCCTGATTCTGGGTAAGGCCTACTCCGGCGCGACCCCGGCGGACCTGCCCGAGATCGCGGCCAGGTTTTGCGCGGACCTGATGGCGGAACTGACCGGGCAGGGGGATTTTTTCCGCTCCACTTTGGCGGTGGTTCGGACTCACGGAGAGAACAAGGAACTTTGGGCTTCTTCCCCTTTGGGCCAGGGGATGCGACAGTTGACCAGCCTGGGAGGCATCAGCATGAGCCCGGCCTGGTCCAGAGACGGGCGACGACTGGTGTTCACCCTGATCAACGATGGTCGGCATTACCTCGGGGTTCTGGACAAGGAAAGCGGGGACGTTCGACGCGTTCAACTTCCTGGGAACAGTGTGATTTCTCCGGTATTCGACCACAGAGGCAATATTTTCGTCAGTCTGAATCCGGAAGGCAGTCCGAATATTTATCAGCTTTCCGAAGATCTGCGCATGGGGCCGAGGGTGGTTCAGAGCTGGGCCATTGATATTTCGCCGAGTTTCGACGCCACGGGCTCGAAAATGGCCTATGTCTCCAGCAGACTCGGAAATCCGCATATTTTCGTTGTGGACACGGCCTCCGGGGAGTCCCGCAGGGTGACCTACGAGGGTACCTACAACACGAATCCCAGCCTCAGCCCGGATGGGCGACTGGTGGTTTTTTCTCGCCAAACCAGCGAGGGGCATAGAATTTTTATGCACGACCTGCTTACGGGGAGGGAACGGCAGTTGACTTTTGGGCCAAGAAATGATGTCAGTCCGGCTTGGGCACCGGATAGTTATTTTATTGCATTCAGTTCCAATCGGAGTGGGGAGTACAAGATTTATCTGACCACCCGGAACGGCGACGAGGCCCGGATGGTGCCCCTGGGCGAGGGAGAGTTCGCGTCGCCGGCCTGGGCGCGGCAACCGTGA
- the pal gene encoding peptidoglycan-associated lipoprotein Pal — MRGNWVVGLGLILAIMLAFGAGCAKKQVDSSPVGVSAEQAAEEARLREEARLREQQLAEERLARERSEAERARLGQVAEMITANMIHFDFDRYDLRPDAREVLQTKAELLKQNPDIRLLIEGHTDERGTSEYNLALGERRARAAYEFLVLLGISPNRLQIVSYGKERPLNPASNETAWAQNRRAQFRILDM, encoded by the coding sequence ATGAGGGGAAATTGGGTTGTTGGTTTGGGGCTGATCCTGGCCATTATGCTGGCCTTTGGGGCCGGTTGCGCCAAGAAGCAGGTTGATTCGAGCCCTGTGGGCGTCAGCGCCGAACAGGCCGCTGAAGAAGCGAGGTTGCGGGAAGAAGCCAGGCTGCGGGAACAGCAACTGGCTGAAGAGCGTTTGGCCAGGGAACGTTCCGAAGCGGAACGGGCCCGGTTGGGCCAAGTGGCGGAAATGATCACCGCGAACATGATTCACTTTGACTTTGACAGATACGACCTGCGTCCGGATGCTCGGGAAGTCTTGCAGACCAAGGCCGAGTTGTTGAAGCAGAACCCGGATATCCGTCTGCTGATCGAGGGCCATACCGACGAACGAGGCACCTCCGAGTACAACCTGGCTTTGGGTGAGCGCCGCGCCCGTGCCGCGTATGAGTTCCTGGTCCTTTTGGGCATCAGCCCCAATCGGCTGCAGATCGTCAGCTACGGCAAGGAACGCCCCTTGAATCCGGCCAGCAATGAAACCGCCTGGGCTCAGAACCGCCGCGCTCAGTTCCGGATTCTCGATATGTAG
- a CDS encoding phosphatidylglycerophosphatase A family protein — protein sequence MPAFLDRVASTIATLGPFGLLPKAPGTWGSLAAVIAAPWLFMPLSFSLRVLVLAGVLVVGTWAAARAERLFGRKDPGCVVVDELLGQWLTLLPFAALTAPQLVAGFLFFRVADILKPWPVRTVERRVPGGLGVMLDDAVAAVPATALLWGVVALT from the coding sequence ATGCCCGCATTTCTCGACCGTGTCGCCTCGACCATCGCCACCCTCGGACCGTTCGGCCTTCTGCCCAAGGCTCCGGGCACATGGGGCTCACTGGCCGCGGTGATCGCGGCCCCCTGGCTGTTCATGCCGCTGTCTTTTTCCCTGCGCGTACTCGTGCTTGCGGGTGTATTGGTGGTCGGGACCTGGGCCGCGGCTAGGGCGGAGCGTTTGTTCGGACGCAAGGATCCCGGATGCGTGGTGGTGGACGAACTATTGGGGCAATGGCTGACCCTGCTGCCCTTTGCCGCGCTGACAGCCCCTCAACTTGTTGCGGGCTTCTTGTTCTTCCGCGTCGCGGACATTCTCAAGCCCTGGCCGGTTCGCACGGTGGAACGACGAGTTCCCGGAGGGCTGGGGGTGATGCTCGACGACGCGGTGGCCGCGGTTCCGGCGACGGCCCTGCTCTGGGGTGTGGTCGCACTGACATAG
- a CDS encoding DUF1134 domain-containing protein has translation MNTFRHMIVVIGLTAWFCSFLTLTQAMAQVSPEMENESQTFSREEISNQVEGFFEGTTQGLASILNRIFAEQGRPTGFIKGDEAGGALVVGLRYGKGQLQLKGQEPVDVYWQGPSMGFDIGLHAAKVFTLVYNLTDPNLIFQRFPGVDGSVYVLGGFSMNYQKSNEIVLAPIRTGVGMRLGASVGYLHYTRREHINPF, from the coding sequence ATGAACACCTTTCGGCACATGATCGTCGTCATAGGGCTGACGGCTTGGTTCTGCTCCTTCCTAACCCTGACCCAGGCCATGGCTCAAGTCTCCCCTGAAATGGAAAACGAATCCCAGACTTTCAGCAGGGAAGAAATCAGCAATCAGGTGGAGGGCTTTTTCGAAGGGACCACCCAAGGATTGGCAAGCATCCTGAACAGAATTTTCGCGGAGCAGGGTCGTCCAACCGGATTCATCAAGGGCGACGAGGCCGGAGGGGCCTTGGTGGTCGGGCTGCGCTACGGCAAGGGCCAGTTGCAGTTGAAGGGCCAAGAACCTGTTGACGTGTACTGGCAAGGACCGTCCATGGGCTTTGATATTGGACTGCATGCCGCAAAGGTCTTCACCCTGGTCTACAACCTGACCGACCCCAACCTGATCTTCCAGCGTTTTCCCGGGGTGGACGGAAGTGTCTACGTCCTTGGCGGATTCAGCATGAACTATCAGAAAAGTAATGAAATCGTCCTCGCGCCCATCCGCACCGGCGTCGGCATGCGCCTGGGCGCCAGCGTGGGCTACCTGCACTACACCAGACGGGAACACATCAATCCATTCTGA
- a CDS encoding ExbD/TolR family protein gives MESHTGQGYMDQMNVVPFVDVMLVLLVIFMVTAPFMTEGLEVDLPQTRTVQTLPQDEDTLVLTIRSDGSIFLDQYEVALGELGEHVERLIQTRDRILYLRADKDVPYGLVVQVMAEAREAGVERLGIVAESEPREP, from the coding sequence ATGGAAAGCCATACCGGTCAAGGATACATGGACCAGATGAACGTGGTCCCGTTCGTCGATGTCATGCTCGTGTTGCTGGTGATTTTCATGGTCACGGCCCCCTTCATGACCGAAGGGTTGGAGGTGGACCTGCCCCAGACCCGAACCGTACAGACTCTACCGCAAGACGAAGATACTCTGGTCTTGACCATCCGAAGTGACGGCTCCATTTTTTTGGATCAATACGAGGTGGCTTTGGGCGAGTTGGGTGAGCATGTCGAGCGCTTGATCCAGACTCGGGACAGGATTCTCTATCTGCGCGCGGACAAGGATGTGCCCTACGGGCTGGTGGTCCAGGTGATGGCCGAAGCCCGCGAGGCCGGCGTCGAACGACTGGGCATCGTGGCCGAATCCGAACCTCGGGAGCCCTGA
- a CDS encoding energy transducer TonB, protein MGTPTHILVFGLSVLLHIGVVGIGLFQLSSSKQIRVDLSKPVVYQVDLVRLDPPAPGRPAPLAPSAPAPVKPTPAAQEQPKPAPKPEVAPPAPPPPQPKAEVPIPEPPKPTPEPKPAPKPEPKPKPKPEPPKPAPSPPKPPEPPRQPARTEPTREQIMAEALGSVQRDVAQRAQPDARDQALAGLRQSGATGPGGADGQAGTGYGGLMEVYAQMVESRVKAQWRFPKGASRQDLSAVLDISLDRDGRVLGSRVVRSSGHSGFDASIERAVEETGQLPPPPRPDLRTIRITFNLQEL, encoded by the coding sequence TTGGGCACTCCTACGCATATACTTGTCTTCGGACTGTCCGTGCTCCTGCATATCGGGGTGGTAGGCATCGGTCTGTTTCAGCTGTCCTCCAGCAAGCAGATCCGGGTCGATCTGAGCAAGCCCGTGGTCTATCAGGTTGACTTGGTTCGCCTTGATCCTCCCGCTCCCGGTCGTCCGGCTCCACTGGCGCCTTCCGCGCCGGCTCCCGTGAAGCCGACCCCGGCGGCCCAGGAACAACCAAAGCCCGCGCCCAAGCCGGAGGTTGCGCCTCCTGCCCCGCCGCCTCCGCAACCCAAGGCCGAAGTTCCCATCCCGGAGCCTCCCAAGCCGACCCCGGAACCCAAACCGGCACCAAAACCTGAACCTAAACCAAAGCCAAAGCCGGAACCGCCCAAGCCTGCTCCGAGTCCTCCCAAACCTCCAGAGCCGCCCCGCCAGCCCGCGCGGACCGAACCAACCCGGGAGCAAATCATGGCCGAAGCCCTCGGTTCCGTGCAGCGGGATGTGGCGCAACGTGCCCAGCCTGATGCACGGGATCAGGCCTTGGCTGGCTTGCGGCAAAGCGGGGCCACCGGCCCTGGCGGCGCGGATGGGCAAGCCGGGACTGGCTACGGAGGGCTGATGGAGGTCTACGCCCAGATGGTGGAGAGTCGGGTCAAGGCCCAGTGGCGGTTTCCCAAGGGGGCGTCGCGACAGGATCTCAGCGCGGTGCTGGATATTTCCCTGGACCGGGATGGTCGTGTTCTGGGCAGCCGCGTTGTACGCTCCTCCGGGCATTCCGGCTTCGACGCCTCCATAGAGCGGGCCGTGGAAGAGACCGGGCAACTACCGCCTCCGCCTCGCCCTGATTTGCGCACCATTCGAATTACGTTCAATCTTCAGGAGTTGTAA